In Geobacillus kaustophilus, a genomic segment contains:
- a CDS encoding beta-galactosidase: protein MNILSSICYGGDYNPEQWPEKIWYEDARLMQRAGVNLVSLGIFSWGKIEPSDGVFDFGWLDKVIDILYDHGVYINLGTATATTPAWFVKKYPDSLPIDESGVILSFGSRQHYCPNHPQLIMHMKRLVRAIAERYKKHPALKMWHVNNEYACHVSRCFCENCAVAFRKWLKERYKTIDELNERWGTNFWGQRYNNWDEINPPRKVPTFINPSQELDYYRFMNDSILKLFLTEREILREVTPDIPISTNFMGPFKPLNYFQWAQYVDIVTWDSYPDPREGLPIQHAMMNDLMRSLRKGQPFILMEQVTSHVNWRDINVPKPPGVMRLWSYATIARGADGIMFFQWRQSRAGAEKFHGAMVPHFLNENNRIYTEVTELGKELKKLDCLVGSRIKAEVAIIFDWENWWAVELGSKPHNKLKYISIVESYYKELYKRNIAVDFVRPSDDLTKYKVVIAPMLYMVKEGEDENLRQFVANGGTLLVSFFSDIVDENDRVYLGGYPGPLRDILGIFVEEFVPYPEIKVNKIYSNDGEYDCTKWADIIHLDGAEPLAAFKGDWYAGLPAVTRNCYGKGEGIYVGTHPNSNYLGRLLEQVFAKHHINPALEVVENVEMQQRETDEWKYLIIINHNDYEVTVSLPKDKTYQNMIDGKCFRGGELRIQGVDVAVLRERDEAGKLESLSKFFG from the coding sequence ATGAACATTCTATCCTCAATTTGTTACGGAGGAGATTACAACCCAGAGCAATGGCCGGAGAAAATTTGGTATGAAGATGCTAGGTTGATGCAAAGAGCGGGTGTGAATTTAGTATCCTTAGGCATTTTCAGTTGGGGTAAAATCGAGCCGTCTGATGGAGTATTTGACTTTGGATGGCTAGATAAGGTTATAGATATACTATATGACCATGGCGTTTATATTAACTTGGGGACGGCGACTGCAACTACTCCAGCTTGGTTTGTAAAAAAGTATCCAGATTCTTTGCCAATCGATGAAAGCGGTGTCATTCTTTCGTTTGGAAGTAGACAACATTATTGTCCTAATCATCCTCAATTAATTATGCACATGAAAAGACTTGTAAGGGCTATAGCAGAACGTTATAAAAAACATCCGGCACTCAAAATGTGGCATGTTAATAATGAGTATGCGTGTCATGTTTCTCGGTGTTTTTGCGAGAATTGTGCTGTTGCGTTTAGGAAGTGGTTGAAGGAAAGATATAAAACAATCGATGAATTAAACGAACGTTGGGGTACAAACTTTTGGGGACAGCGGTACAATAATTGGGATGAAATTAATCCGCCTAGAAAGGTGCCAACTTTTATTAATCCATCCCAAGAACTTGATTACTACCGTTTTATGAACGACTCAATCCTTAAATTGTTTTTAACGGAAAGGGAAATTTTACGTGAGGTAACGCCAGACATTCCGATATCAACTAATTTCATGGGACCATTTAAACCGTTAAACTATTTTCAATGGGCTCAGTATGTAGATATTGTGACATGGGATTCATATCCTGATCCCAGAGAGGGATTGCCAATCCAGCACGCCATGATGAATGATCTTATGCGTAGTTTGAGGAAAGGTCAACCGTTTATTTTGATGGAACAGGTAACCTCACATGTTAACTGGCGTGATATTAATGTTCCAAAACCGCCGGGTGTAATGCGCTTATGGAGTTATGCAACTATTGCCCGTGGTGCAGATGGTATTATGTTTTTTCAGTGGCGTCAAAGTAGAGCAGGAGCTGAAAAGTTCCATGGTGCAATGGTGCCACACTTTTTAAACGAAAACAATAGGATTTATACAGAAGTTACAGAGTTAGGGAAAGAATTGAAAAAATTGGACTGTTTGGTGGGATCTAGAATCAAGGCAGAGGTTGCGATCATTTTTGATTGGGAAAACTGGTGGGCGGTCGAGTTAGGATCTAAACCTCACAATAAACTAAAATATATTTCTATAGTGGAATCGTATTATAAAGAATTGTATAAACGTAACATTGCTGTTGATTTTGTGAGACCTTCTGATGATCTAACAAAATACAAAGTGGTTATCGCTCCAATGTTATATATGGTTAAAGAGGGAGAAGACGAAAACTTACGGCAATTTGTTGCTAACGGTGGTACTTTGCTTGTCAGTTTCTTCAGTGACATTGTGGATGAAAATGACCGTGTATATCTTGGTGGATATCCTGGTCCTTTGCGAGATATTTTGGGGATTTTTGTTGAGGAATTTGTACCGTACCCAGAAATAAAGGTAAACAAAATATATAGTAACGATGGGGAGTATGATTGCACGAAGTGGGCAGATATAATCCACTTAGATGGGGCAGAACCTCTAGCAGCGTTTAAGGGGGATTGGTATGCAGGGTTGCCGGCGGTCACACGTAACTGCTACGGTAAAGGAGAGGGAATTTACGTCGGTACTCACCCAAATAGTAATTATTTAGGCAGGCTTTTAGAACAGGTTTTCGCTAAACATCATATTAATCCTGCTCTTGAAGTAGTTGAAAATGTAGAGATGCAACAAAGAGAGACTGATGAATGGAAGTATTTAATTATTATCAATCATAATGATTACGAAGTGACAGTGTCACTGCCAAAAGATAAAACATATCAGAATATGATTGATGGGAAATGTTTTCGAGGAGGTGAATTGAGGATTCAAGGGGTTGATGTAGCAGTGTTAAGAGAGCGTGATGAAGCCGGAAAGCTTGAAAGTTTAAGTAAATTTTTTGGTTAA
- a CDS encoding ABC transporter substrate-binding protein, protein MKKILSLFLVSILLLAACSSQSKTDGTADGTKSTDEITVWTWDPNFNVKAMKIGEEFYKKEDPNFKLKIIENAQEDIVQKLNTSLSSGTTKGLPNIVLIEDYRAQSFLKAYPDAFYDLSKYFKAEDFAEYKLAPTSLNGKHYGLPFDTGVAGLYVRTDYLQKAGYTVDDLQGLDWNKYIEIGKKVKQATGKYMLALDPKNLGIIREMIQTSGSWYVKEDGVTPHLADNEPLKEAFRTYKEIVNAGISKPISDWSQFVASFNSGAVASIPTGNWITASVKAEASQAGKWAVVPFPKQSGIPNSVNATNLGGSSWYVLNIPGKEKAAEFLAKTFGSNVEFYEALNKEIGAIGTYKPAANSEAYKAADEFFGGQRITADFSKWMKEIPQVNYGAHTYVIEDILAAALQDYLKGKDLDKVLEDAQKQAEQQVK, encoded by the coding sequence TTGAAAAAGATTTTGTCACTATTTTTAGTAAGTATTCTTTTATTAGCGGCTTGTTCTTCACAGTCGAAGACCGATGGGACTGCAGATGGGACAAAAAGTACGGATGAAATAACAGTGTGGACGTGGGATCCGAATTTCAACGTAAAAGCGATGAAAATTGGAGAAGAGTTTTATAAGAAAGAAGATCCTAATTTTAAACTAAAAATTATTGAAAATGCTCAAGAAGATATCGTCCAAAAACTTAATACAAGCTTAAGTTCTGGCACAACAAAAGGGTTGCCAAATATCGTATTAATTGAAGACTATCGTGCACAGAGCTTCCTTAAAGCGTATCCTGATGCATTCTATGACCTATCAAAATATTTCAAAGCGGAAGATTTTGCTGAATATAAGCTTGCTCCCACTAGCTTAAATGGTAAACACTATGGACTTCCGTTTGATACAGGGGTTGCTGGATTATACGTGAGAACAGATTATTTACAAAAAGCAGGATATACTGTTGATGATTTACAAGGATTGGATTGGAATAAATATATTGAAATCGGGAAAAAGGTAAAACAAGCAACAGGTAAATATATGCTCGCACTCGATCCTAAAAATCTTGGGATTATTCGTGAGATGATTCAAACTAGTGGTTCATGGTATGTGAAAGAAGATGGGGTAACCCCACATTTGGCAGACAATGAGCCGCTGAAGGAAGCATTTAGAACTTACAAAGAGATTGTAAATGCGGGGATATCGAAACCTATTTCCGACTGGAGTCAATTTGTTGCTTCTTTTAATAGTGGGGCAGTTGCGTCCATTCCAACAGGAAACTGGATTACGGCTTCTGTTAAAGCTGAAGCTTCTCAAGCCGGCAAGTGGGCTGTTGTTCCTTTTCCGAAACAGTCGGGCATTCCTAACTCTGTTAATGCTACAAACCTAGGCGGAAGCTCTTGGTATGTGCTTAACATTCCTGGAAAAGAAAAAGCGGCAGAATTTCTAGCTAAAACGTTTGGGTCAAATGTTGAGTTTTACGAAGCACTAAACAAAGAGATTGGAGCAATTGGCACATACAAACCAGCTGCTAATAGTGAGGCCTATAAGGCTGCAGATGAGTTTTTCGGAGGCCAAAGAATAACGGCTGATTTCTCCAAATGGATGAAAGAAATTCCTCAGGTGAACTACGGTGCACATACGTATGTGATTGAAGATATTTTAGCAGCTGCGTTGCAAGATTACTTAAAAGGCAAAGATCTTGATAAAGTGTTGGAAGATGCACAAAAACAGGCAGAACAACAAGTTAAATAA
- a CDS encoding carbohydrate ABC transporter permease, with protein sequence MIPPAKANLDLIIKTDRNINQKHRIKNTIIGWSFVILATIMICTFYFYPMARALILSLQSGSGTNLTFVGLRNYARLFSDPTFLITVKNTVIYLIIQVPIMIILALFLAVLLNNPKLKLRGFFRTAIFLPCVTSLVAYSVIFKYLFSQDGLINVMLMKFSLISEPINWLADPFWAKVTIIIALTWRWTGYNMIFYLSALQNIDHSIYEAAKIDGASPVQQFFKITIPLLKPMILFTSITSTIGTLQLFDEVMNITQGGPGNATMTISQYIYNLSFKYTPDFGYAATVSYAIVIMIVFFSIIQFKVAGDKNE encoded by the coding sequence TTGATTCCGCCAGCAAAAGCGAATCTAGATTTGATAATAAAAACAGATCGAAACATTAATCAGAAGCACCGCATAAAAAACACAATAATTGGATGGTCTTTTGTAATACTGGCTACTATTATGATTTGCACATTTTATTTTTATCCGATGGCTCGGGCCTTAATTCTTTCGTTACAATCAGGTTCAGGTACGAATCTAACCTTTGTCGGATTGAGAAATTATGCTCGTTTATTTAGTGATCCTACCTTTTTGATAACCGTAAAAAATACAGTGATATATCTTATTATTCAAGTTCCGATTATGATTATTCTCGCCTTATTCCTAGCTGTATTATTGAATAATCCGAAGCTAAAGCTGAGAGGTTTTTTTCGAACAGCAATTTTTTTACCATGCGTCACTTCCCTAGTTGCGTATTCTGTCATATTTAAATATTTGTTTAGTCAAGATGGCTTGATCAACGTTATGTTGATGAAATTCTCTCTTATATCTGAACCAATCAACTGGCTAGCTGATCCTTTTTGGGCTAAAGTGACCATTATTATTGCCCTTACGTGGAGATGGACAGGCTATAATATGATTTTTTACTTATCTGCCCTACAAAATATCGATCACTCGATTTATGAAGCGGCTAAAATTGATGGTGCTTCGCCAGTTCAGCAGTTTTTTAAAATTACGATTCCGTTGTTAAAACCCATGATTTTGTTTACATCAATCACTTCAACAATCGGTACGCTCCAGCTGTTCGATGAAGTAATGAACATTACACAAGGGGGGCCGGGAAATGCAACGATGACGATTTCTCAATATATCTACAATCTTTCTTTTAAATATACCCCTGATTTCGGTTATGCAGCAACGGTTTCGTATGCGATTGTGATTATGATTGTATTTTTCTCTATTATTCAGTTTAAAGTGGCAGGTGATAAAAATGAGTAA
- a CDS encoding carbohydrate ABC transporter permease: protein MSNLKSVFNYTVLTIVSIVSVFPFFWMVVSATNKSVEVTKGRLLPGNHFMENFRNLLDSTNLVNALMNSAKIAIITTLLAMLVSSLAGYGFEVFKSKTKDFVFNFLLLSMMIPFAALMVPLFRMFGTISQIFPGIGIDTMTAVILPTVTTAFLIFFFRQSTKMFPKEIIEAGRIDGLSEWGIFFKLYVPTMKTTYAAAAIITFMSSWNSYLWPLVILQSPENQTVPLLISNLGSSYSPDFGMIMTAIVIATLPTALIFFFMQKHFVAGMLGSVK from the coding sequence ATGAGTAATCTCAAAAGCGTATTCAACTATACTGTCTTAACCATTGTATCCATTGTTTCTGTGTTTCCGTTTTTTTGGATGGTTGTTAGTGCGACGAATAAATCAGTAGAAGTGACGAAAGGACGGTTATTGCCAGGTAATCATTTTATGGAAAACTTCCGCAACCTGCTTGATAGCACTAATCTAGTCAATGCATTGATGAATTCAGCGAAAATTGCGATTATAACAACTTTACTCGCAATGTTGGTCTCCTCTTTGGCTGGTTACGGATTTGAAGTTTTTAAAAGCAAAACAAAAGATTTTGTATTCAATTTCTTGTTGCTTTCAATGATGATACCTTTTGCTGCTTTAATGGTTCCTTTGTTTAGAATGTTCGGGACGATATCACAGATATTTCCAGGTATCGGTATTGATACAATGACAGCCGTCATTTTGCCGACAGTCACAACGGCATTTCTCATCTTTTTCTTCCGCCAAAGCACGAAAATGTTCCCAAAGGAAATTATTGAAGCAGGCCGAATTGATGGATTATCTGAGTGGGGGATATTCTTCAAGCTTTATGTCCCTACGATGAAAACAACCTATGCGGCTGCTGCCATTATAACGTTTATGTCGAGCTGGAACAGCTATTTATGGCCGCTTGTCATCTTGCAATCTCCGGAGAATCAGACGGTGCCATTACTCATATCAAATCTTGGATCGAGCTACTCTCCGGACTTTGGAATGATTATGACCGCTATCGTGATCGCTACCTTGCCGACGGCGCTGATTTTCTTTTTCATGCAAAAGCACTTTGTTGCCGGGATGCTCGGTTCAGTAAAATGA
- a CDS encoding glycoside hydrolase family 2 TIM barrel-domain containing protein: MKKTLTTPTLEWLSDPHVFAVNRLPAHSDHVYYETLEEAKSGIPMTMRYELNGTWKFHYAENPASRPAQFYQLDFNCSNWEDISVPGHIQLQGYGTPQYVNTMYPWDGHCDVRPPKVPMDYNPVGSYIKIFNLPESMKGKPVYISFQGVESAFYVWLNGQFVGYSEDSFTPAEFELTPFVKDGENKLAVEVYQYSTGSWLEDQDFWRFSGIFRDVYLYTVPDIHVYDLHVRAELDSSYTKGMLTVDLTFLSPVPVGSRFIAELYDAKGDLVAKKGGGLDGEKGTFSIAVDEPELWSAEKPYLYKLYIQIFNEFDQLVEVVPQKVGFRRFEIINKVMHLNGKRIVFKGVNRHEFHCRRGRAITKEDMIWDIKTLKRHNINAVRTSHYPNQSYWYELCDEYGIYVIDEMNLETHGTWQKMGHVDPTWNVPGNNREWQDIVMDRAISMFERDKNHPSILIWSCGNESYAGEVLLNVANYFRSVDPSRLVHYEGVFHAREYNDISDIESRMYAKPHEIEKYLTENPDKPYISCEYMHAMGNSLGGMYKYTDLEQKYPMYQGGFIWDFIDQALVKKDRYGKEFLAYGGDFGDRPTDYGFCTNGIVYANRELSPKMQEVKYLYQNFKLSPDQYGVNIRNESLFTDTSEYDLEYVLFFEGRELYRNKLNVAVAPQEEKRVEFNWSPGMMTDVGEYCIHTSFKLKEKTLWADAGYEVAFGQCVFQVGSKEFVVPSGKLKVVHGDVNIGVHGKDFTIMFSKQVGSLVSMNYAGKEMIAVPPTPLFWRATTDNDRGFSQDFHSGLWYAASLARKCVKVDVKEEIAQVNIIFTYKFSIHPDLEVNIGYTVYADGSIRVKAKYHGVKNLPPMPIFAVSFKVPADYDQLEWYAMGPEENYVDRSKGARLGIFQNQVADNVSPYLKPQESGNRTGVRRVSLTNCNGQGIKISSVTEPLECNFSPYTAFELEHANHHYELPNIHYTVVTVAGRQMGVGGDDSWGAPVHDEYVIKADQDMEFEFMIHKV; the protein is encoded by the coding sequence ATGAAAAAAACATTAACAACCCCCACATTAGAATGGCTTTCGGATCCCCATGTGTTTGCAGTTAATCGCCTGCCTGCCCATTCGGACCATGTTTATTATGAGACGTTGGAAGAAGCGAAAAGTGGAATTCCAATGACAATGCGCTATGAGCTGAATGGAACTTGGAAATTTCACTATGCCGAAAACCCCGCTAGCCGCCCTGCGCAATTTTATCAGCTTGATTTCAACTGTTCAAATTGGGAGGATATTTCCGTACCAGGGCATATTCAGTTGCAAGGATATGGAACTCCTCAGTATGTAAATACGATGTATCCGTGGGACGGTCATTGCGATGTTCGTCCTCCAAAAGTTCCTATGGATTATAATCCAGTAGGAAGCTATATAAAAATTTTTAATCTTCCTGAATCGATGAAAGGTAAACCGGTGTATATTTCCTTTCAAGGAGTGGAGTCGGCGTTTTATGTTTGGTTGAACGGGCAGTTTGTCGGGTATAGTGAGGACTCTTTCACGCCGGCAGAATTTGAACTTACACCTTTTGTAAAGGATGGAGAGAATAAGCTGGCGGTTGAGGTTTACCAGTACAGCACCGGAAGTTGGCTTGAGGATCAAGATTTTTGGCGTTTTTCGGGAATTTTTCGAGATGTATACCTCTATACAGTGCCAGACATCCATGTCTATGATTTACATGTTCGCGCCGAATTGGATTCGTCCTATACAAAAGGCATGTTAACGGTGGACCTTACCTTTTTGTCTCCGGTACCTGTCGGCTCTAGGTTTATTGCTGAATTGTATGATGCGAAAGGCGACCTTGTCGCTAAAAAAGGAGGAGGACTTGATGGTGAAAAGGGGACATTTTCCATTGCGGTCGATGAACCGGAATTATGGAGCGCTGAGAAACCGTATTTGTATAAGCTATATATTCAAATTTTTAACGAGTTTGACCAATTGGTAGAAGTTGTTCCGCAGAAGGTTGGTTTTCGAAGATTCGAGATCATCAATAAAGTTATGCACCTTAATGGAAAACGGATTGTATTTAAAGGTGTTAACCGACATGAATTTCATTGCCGAAGAGGCCGGGCAATCACAAAGGAAGATATGATCTGGGATATTAAAACGTTGAAGCGTCATAACATTAATGCAGTCCGTACGTCACACTACCCGAATCAAAGCTATTGGTATGAACTATGCGACGAGTACGGCATCTATGTCATTGATGAAATGAATTTGGAAACGCACGGAACGTGGCAAAAAATGGGCCATGTCGACCCCACATGGAATGTTCCGGGGAACAATCGAGAATGGCAAGACATTGTTATGGATCGGGCGATTTCAATGTTTGAAAGGGATAAGAACCATCCTTCCATCCTGATTTGGTCATGTGGAAATGAATCGTATGCCGGGGAAGTTCTGTTAAACGTCGCCAACTATTTTCGGTCAGTCGATCCGAGCCGTCTTGTCCATTATGAAGGAGTATTCCACGCTCGCGAGTACAATGACATCAGTGATATCGAAAGCCGTATGTACGCAAAGCCTCATGAAATTGAAAAATATTTAACGGAAAATCCGGATAAACCGTATATCAGCTGCGAATATATGCATGCAATGGGGAACTCGCTCGGCGGGATGTACAAATATACCGATTTGGAACAAAAGTATCCGATGTATCAAGGCGGTTTTATTTGGGATTTCATTGATCAAGCCCTTGTGAAAAAAGATCGTTATGGAAAAGAATTTTTGGCATATGGAGGGGACTTTGGCGACCGTCCAACGGATTACGGTTTCTGCACCAACGGAATTGTCTATGCCAACCGGGAGTTGTCGCCGAAGATGCAGGAAGTAAAATATCTTTATCAAAACTTTAAGCTTTCACCGGATCAATATGGTGTCAATATTAGAAATGAAAGTCTTTTCACTGACACAAGTGAATATGATTTAGAATATGTCCTATTCTTTGAGGGTAGAGAGCTGTATCGAAATAAGCTGAATGTAGCGGTAGCACCGCAGGAAGAGAAAAGAGTCGAGTTCAACTGGTCCCCTGGGATGATGACAGATGTAGGTGAATATTGCATTCATACGTCATTTAAATTGAAAGAAAAAACACTTTGGGCTGACGCCGGTTATGAAGTGGCATTCGGGCAGTGTGTATTTCAGGTTGGTTCTAAGGAATTTGTTGTTCCTAGCGGAAAGTTAAAAGTTGTCCATGGTGATGTCAACATTGGGGTGCACGGCAAAGATTTTACGATCATGTTCTCCAAACAGGTAGGAAGTCTAGTTTCAATGAATTACGCAGGGAAGGAGATGATTGCTGTCCCTCCCACACCATTGTTTTGGCGGGCTACGACTGATAATGACCGGGGTTTTTCGCAAGACTTCCATTCGGGGCTTTGGTATGCAGCGAGTTTGGCGCGTAAATGTGTAAAAGTCGATGTGAAAGAGGAAATAGCACAAGTAAACATCATCTTTACCTATAAATTTTCTATTCATCCTGACTTGGAAGTAAACATTGGCTATACTGTTTATGCTGATGGCAGCATTCGCGTGAAGGCGAAGTATCATGGGGTCAAGAATCTTCCACCAATGCCGATTTTTGCGGTATCATTCAAGGTTCCAGCAGATTATGACCAACTTGAGTGGTATGCAATGGGGCCTGAGGAAAACTATGTTGACCGCTCGAAGGGGGCAAGACTTGGAATTTTTCAAAATCAAGTAGCAGATAACGTATCGCCCTATCTCAAACCGCAGGAATCAGGCAACCGAACAGGAGTGCGCCGTGTGAGTTTAACTAATTGCAATGGGCAAGGGATCAAAATTTCTTCTGTAACTGAACCGTTGGAATGCAATTTTTCGCCATACACAGCTTTTGAACTTGAACATGCCAATCATCATTACGAGCTGCCCAATATTCATTATACAGTTGTCACAGTAGCAGGTCGACAAATGGGAGTTGGCGGGGACGACAGTTGGGGCGCCCCAGTTCACGATGAATACGTCATAAAGGCAGATCAAGACATGGAATTTGAGTTTATGATTCATAAAGTTTAG